In Leptodesmis sichuanensis A121, the following are encoded in one genomic region:
- a CDS encoding AAA family ATPase — translation MKLLSIKLFNFRQFWGEVEIDLAGQPGRSVTVIHGNNGAGKTTLLNAFTWVLYGQHTGAFASPEQHINKRAIAQTPPGSRVDCWVEVVFEHNSNRYRARRSCYLEKPPAPSPTHPPTYSPPPLPLTPDPTEHPSELALQINGKLVQPPELPEDKIGQVLPESLHRYFFFDGERIDRIVKSENKSEISKAIRTLLSVEVLDRAINHLKEAQRSLNRELADIGDPETKRLVKEKESLIEEKADLEARREEILSEIEAYEEQKQKVTAQLRELDQVGQIQTRRDDLKRQAEEIQAQLERSEDKLRRTISARGYMVFLTDAIAQFRNLANDLRQRGELPAGIKQQFVEDLLTEGACICGTELKQGTKARRQVESWLDRSGIQQVEEAVIQMGGEVNSIERQIPEFWAEVEQEQASIENLRRHLSTLENQLDDIREQLKGSEDINVSGLEKRLEEIEDKIIDLHRDDENVARDIEECEGEIADLNQQIKELKAKGKQQALIQRQIKATDDAIERITEVRSRVDQKFRVVLEQKVREIFRQVSFKTQVPKLTENYELVLIENLTDGESIVAPSTGENQILSLSFIGSIIERVRYWSQKHSLIGLDSSSFPIVMDSPFGTLDENYRRQIAKLIPTLADQLVVLATKTQWRGEVETAMEPYIGKEYVLVFNSAKSDCQPETITLHGESYPLVRVSPNEFEYTEILEVNRDG, via the coding sequence ATGAAGCTACTCTCAATCAAGCTGTTCAACTTCCGTCAGTTTTGGGGGGAAGTGGAGATTGATCTGGCAGGACAGCCAGGACGTAGCGTAACCGTGATTCATGGCAATAATGGAGCGGGTAAAACCACACTGCTGAATGCCTTTACCTGGGTTCTCTATGGTCAGCATACGGGCGCATTTGCTTCACCAGAGCAACACATCAATAAACGAGCGATCGCCCAAACTCCTCCAGGCAGCCGAGTGGATTGCTGGGTTGAGGTCGTCTTTGAACACAACAGCAACCGTTACCGCGCCCGACGCTCCTGCTACCTCGAAAAACCACCCGCCCCCTCACCCACCCACCCACCCACCTACTCACCCCCCCCCTTGCCCCTCACCCCCGACCCTACCGAACACCCCAGCGAACTCGCCCTGCAAATCAACGGCAAACTCGTGCAACCTCCGGAACTACCGGAGGACAAAATTGGGCAGGTTCTACCCGAAAGTCTGCATCGCTATTTCTTCTTTGATGGGGAACGCATCGATCGCATCGTCAAATCGGAGAATAAATCAGAAATTTCCAAAGCGATTCGGACGCTCTTAAGTGTGGAGGTTTTGGATCGGGCAATTAACCATTTGAAGGAAGCCCAGCGATCGCTGAATCGAGAACTGGCGGACATTGGGGATCCGGAGACAAAGCGGCTGGTCAAGGAAAAAGAAAGCCTGATTGAAGAGAAAGCTGACCTGGAAGCAAGACGGGAGGAGATTCTTAGCGAAATTGAGGCGTATGAGGAGCAGAAGCAAAAAGTAACGGCACAGTTACGAGAACTCGATCAGGTAGGGCAGATTCAGACGCGACGAGATGATCTAAAGCGACAGGCGGAGGAGATCCAGGCCCAACTAGAGCGCAGTGAAGACAAGCTACGACGGACGATTTCAGCACGGGGGTACATGGTGTTTCTCACCGATGCGATCGCCCAATTTCGCAATCTGGCCAATGACTTACGGCAACGGGGAGAATTGCCTGCTGGGATTAAGCAGCAATTTGTCGAAGATTTGCTGACAGAGGGGGCGTGCATCTGTGGGACGGAGTTGAAGCAGGGGACAAAAGCGCGACGGCAGGTGGAGTCGTGGCTCGATCGCTCCGGGATTCAACAGGTGGAGGAAGCCGTGATCCAGATGGGTGGTGAGGTCAACAGCATTGAGCGGCAGATTCCAGAATTTTGGGCCGAGGTGGAGCAAGAGCAGGCCAGTATTGAGAACTTACGGCGGCATCTTTCCACCTTAGAGAACCAGCTTGACGACATCCGGGAGCAGTTGAAGGGCAGTGAGGATATCAATGTCAGTGGATTGGAAAAGCGACTGGAAGAGATCGAGGATAAGATTATTGACCTGCATCGAGACGATGAAAATGTGGCACGGGATATTGAGGAGTGCGAGGGGGAGATTGCGGATCTGAATCAGCAGATTAAGGAGTTGAAGGCGAAGGGCAAACAGCAGGCATTGATTCAGCGGCAGATCAAGGCGACGGATGATGCGATCGAGCGGATTACCGAGGTGCGATCGCGGGTGGATCAAAAGTTCCGGGTGGTGCTGGAACAGAAGGTGCGCGAGATTTTTCGGCAGGTATCCTTTAAGACGCAGGTGCCCAAGCTGACGGAGAACTATGAACTGGTGCTGATCGAAAATTTAACCGATGGCGAGAGCATCGTTGCGCCTTCAACCGGAGAGAACCAGATTCTCAGTCTGTCGTTTATTGGCAGCATTATTGAGCGGGTGCGGTATTGGAGTCAGAAGCATTCGCTGATTGGGTTGGATAGCAGCAGTTTCCCGATCGTCATGGATTCCCCATTTGGAACACTGGATGAAAACTATCGGCGGCAGATTGCCAAACTCATTCCTACCCTGGCAGATCAACTTGTGGTGCTGGCGACCAAAACCCAGTGGCGGGGTGAGGTGGAGACGGCGATGGAGCCCTACATTGGCAAGGAATATGTACTGGTGTTTAATTCGGCCAAATCGGACTGTCAGCCCGAGACGATCACCCTGCACGGTGAGAGCTACCCTTTAGTTAGAGTCAGCCCCAATGAGTTTGAGTATACGGAAATTCTGGAGGTGAACCGGGATGGTTAG
- a CDS encoding four helix bundle protein, with product MQRYRLFMGKMVRRHEDLEVYQVAFAAAMQIFEFSKRFPVEERYSLTDQVRRSSRSVCANLAEAWRKRIYEASFVAKSSDCTAEAAETQTWIAFATQCQYLDTRTGHELHQTYDRVLRMLITLIQNSKSWTLTHPTHR from the coding sequence TTGCAAAGATATCGGCTGTTTATGGGGAAGATGGTGAGACGGCATGAGGATTTGGAGGTTTATCAGGTTGCGTTTGCGGCGGCGATGCAGATTTTTGAGTTTTCGAAGCGGTTTCCGGTGGAGGAGCGATATTCACTGACGGATCAGGTGCGGCGATCGTCTCGCTCCGTTTGTGCAAATTTGGCGGAGGCATGGCGAAAGCGCATTTATGAAGCATCCTTTGTTGCCAAATCGTCTGACTGTACCGCTGAGGCCGCAGAAACTCAAACATGGATTGCGTTTGCTACTCAGTGCCAATATCTTGATACCAGGACTGGTCACGAACTTCACCAGACCTACGATCGCGTCTTGCGGATGCTAATCACCCTCATTCAAAACTCCAAAAGCTGGACACTCACCCACCCCACCCACCGTTAA
- a CDS encoding DNA phosphorothioation system restriction enzyme, translating into MSLRELDIRDEYRSDRCDLIQEFYIPCLEKTKVYSRAVGFFSSTSLAVAARGILALIRSGGTMQLVASPYLSQEDAAAIARGLKRREDVITATLQQELEQEFDQMVNDRLSCLAWLLEHRLLEIKLAVPKLRYSQGLYHEKLGIFTDEQGNVVTFMGSANESSTALVDNFECIDVYWSWDPTLQRRALAKVNHFQRLWNNQTSKLEIIEFPDAAKRSLLRLRPSETVMQRWVGECVGEWVSGRVGEQGGERKQYDHPSDPSPQRPNHAPTLPPTLQLRPYQQQAIANWFANKGQGTLKMATGSGKTITALAIAAELYRKSLQQHKPLQGLLIVCPYRHLVTQWAEAARQFGLQPILAFEAVQSWQGELQSQLLGVLSGKQSFITVITTNATLIRDSLQSQLQFFPPRSLIIGDEAHNLGSTCLESKLPQEIKLRLALSATPERYFDEQGTERLLKYFGPVLEPEFTLKDAIAAKALVPYLYYPVLVELTESEIERYEKLTNRINRAIGMGGDLEDNGALAALLMQRARLVGAATNKLQALRQIMSNRLHTSHTLFYCGDGSVEDEVSEESDRQLAVVMALLQDELGYRVKSYTAETSLEEREELRYQFMHGLVQGLVAIRCLDEGVNIPAIQTAVILASSNNPRQFIQRRGRILRPSPGKERAELFDLIVVPPDLGRESWNIERTLLRKELQRFVEFADLALNSGQARKVLLPLQERYGLLEL; encoded by the coding sequence TTGAGTCTGAGAGAGCTAGATATTCGGGATGAGTACCGGAGCGATCGCTGTGATCTCATTCAGGAATTCTATATTCCTTGTTTGGAAAAAACTAAAGTCTACAGCCGTGCTGTGGGCTTCTTTTCCAGCACATCGCTGGCAGTAGCAGCCAGGGGAATTCTCGCTTTAATCCGATCCGGCGGAACCATGCAACTGGTTGCTTCTCCGTACCTATCTCAGGAGGATGCTGCGGCGATCGCCCGTGGCTTGAAAAGACGGGAGGACGTGATCACAGCTACCCTGCAACAGGAACTGGAACAGGAATTTGACCAGATGGTTAACGATCGTCTGAGCTGTCTTGCCTGGTTACTGGAACACCGTCTCCTGGAGATTAAATTAGCCGTTCCGAAATTACGCTACTCTCAGGGGCTGTACCACGAAAAGTTGGGCATCTTTACCGATGAGCAAGGGAATGTGGTGACGTTCATGGGATCTGCCAATGAAAGTTCCACAGCCCTGGTCGATAATTTTGAATGCATTGATGTCTACTGGTCCTGGGATCCCACCCTGCAGCGCAGAGCTTTGGCGAAGGTTAACCATTTTCAACGGCTCTGGAATAACCAGACGAGCAAGCTGGAAATTATCGAGTTTCCAGATGCCGCCAAGCGATCGCTCCTGCGCCTGCGTCCGAGTGAGACGGTGATGCAGCGGTGGGTGGGTGAGTGTGTAGGTGAGTGGGTGAGTGGACGAGTGGGTGAGCAAGGTGGTGAACGGAAGCAATATGATCATCCCAGCGACCCATCCCCCCAGCGACCCAACCACGCACCGACCCTGCCCCCCACCCTCCAACTCCGCCCTTATCAGCAACAGGCGATCGCCAACTGGTTTGCCAACAAGGGGCAGGGAACCCTGAAGATGGCCACCGGCAGTGGGAAAACGATTACGGCTCTGGCGATCGCGGCTGAACTGTATCGTAAGAGTTTGCAGCAGCATAAACCGCTGCAGGGGTTGCTGATCGTCTGCCCGTATCGCCATTTAGTGACACAATGGGCAGAAGCAGCACGCCAGTTTGGGTTGCAACCGATTTTGGCCTTTGAGGCGGTACAAAGCTGGCAGGGAGAACTGCAATCACAATTGTTAGGGGTGCTGTCAGGAAAACAATCTTTCATCACAGTAATCACCACCAACGCCACACTGATCCGTGATAGCCTGCAATCACAACTGCAATTTTTTCCGCCGCGATCGCTGATCATTGGCGATGAAGCCCACAATCTGGGATCAACCTGTTTGGAATCCAAATTGCCTCAGGAAATCAAATTACGGTTGGCGCTCTCCGCAACTCCTGAACGTTACTTTGATGAGCAAGGAACGGAGCGGTTGTTGAAATACTTTGGACCAGTCTTAGAGCCGGAGTTCACGCTCAAAGATGCGATCGCGGCAAAAGCCCTGGTTCCTTATCTGTACTATCCCGTGTTAGTCGAGTTAACGGAGTCTGAGATCGAACGCTATGAGAAGCTAACGAACCGTATTAATCGGGCGATCGGGATGGGGGGTGATCTGGAGGACAACGGAGCATTAGCGGCTTTGCTGATGCAACGGGCACGCCTGGTAGGAGCCGCAACCAACAAGCTGCAGGCACTGCGTCAAATTATGTCCAACCGTCTGCATACCAGTCATACGTTGTTTTACTGTGGGGATGGCTCAGTGGAAGATGAGGTGTCTGAGGAGAGCGATCGCCAACTCGCAGTGGTCATGGCACTTCTGCAAGACGAGTTAGGGTATCGGGTGAAATCCTACACTGCCGAAACCAGCCTGGAGGAACGAGAGGAACTGCGCTACCAATTTATGCACGGTCTTGTCCAGGGACTGGTTGCCATCCGCTGCTTAGACGAAGGAGTGAATATTCCAGCCATTCAAACGGCTGTGATCTTAGCCAGCAGCAATAATCCCCGACAGTTTATCCAGCGACGGGGACGGATCCTGCGTCCCAGTCCAGGTAAGGAACGGGCTGAGTTGTTTGACCTGATTGTGGTACCTCCGGATCTGGGCCGAGAATCCTGGAATATCGAGCGAACCCTGCTACGAAAGGAGTTGCAGCGGTTTGTGGAGTTCGCGGATTTAGCCCTTAATAGCGGACAAGCAAGAAAGGTGCTGTTGCCGTTGCAGGAGCGGTATGGGTTGTTGGAGTTGTAG
- the mnmA gene encoding tRNA 2-thiouridine(34) synthase MnmA: MSKVVVGLSGGVDSSTTAAILHQQGYDVIGLTLWLMKGKGQCCSEGMVDAAKLCEELGIPHHIVDSRDVFERQIVNYLVSGYSDGLTPLPCSQCNKAVKFGPMIEYARTELGCDRIATGHYARIHYDDATGRYQLLRAVDRSKDQSYFLYDLPQEVLAHVLFPLGEYPKTETRRIAAEFGLHTADKPESQDLCLVEANGSMQAFLDKYITPQKGEIVDQSGKVLGYHEGVHHYTIGQRKGLGVAYSEPLYVVALDAARNRVVVGDRAATLASECTVQGVNWVAIAAPTAPIRAEVQIRYRAAAVPATIIPLAETRVRIVFDTPQSSITPGQAAVWYEGEMLFGGGVIEP, encoded by the coding sequence ATGAGCAAGGTTGTTGTCGGGCTTTCTGGAGGAGTTGATAGTTCAACTACAGCAGCGATCCTGCATCAGCAAGGGTATGACGTAATTGGGTTAACTCTGTGGCTGATGAAAGGAAAGGGACAGTGCTGCTCGGAAGGGATGGTGGATGCGGCCAAATTATGCGAGGAGTTAGGCATTCCCCATCACATTGTGGATAGCCGGGATGTATTTGAACGGCAGATCGTGAATTATCTGGTATCCGGCTACAGCGATGGCCTTACGCCCCTGCCTTGCTCTCAATGTAATAAGGCTGTCAAGTTTGGGCCGATGATCGAGTATGCCCGGACTGAATTGGGGTGCGATCGCATTGCCACAGGTCACTATGCTCGCATCCACTACGACGACGCAACGGGACGCTACCAACTGTTACGGGCCGTCGATCGCTCAAAAGATCAGTCCTACTTCCTTTACGACTTGCCGCAAGAGGTACTGGCTCATGTCCTGTTTCCGTTGGGCGAATATCCTAAAACGGAAACTCGGCGAATTGCGGCTGAATTTGGTTTGCATACAGCAGATAAGCCAGAAAGCCAGGATTTATGCCTGGTGGAGGCTAATGGATCGATGCAAGCCTTTTTGGACAAATACATTACGCCCCAGAAAGGAGAAATTGTCGATCAGTCTGGCAAAGTTCTGGGCTACCACGAGGGCGTGCATCACTATACGATCGGTCAACGGAAGGGGCTGGGGGTAGCTTACAGTGAACCCTTGTATGTTGTCGCCCTGGATGCCGCCCGAAATCGGGTAGTAGTCGGCGATCGGGCTGCCACTTTAGCCTCAGAATGTACCGTCCAAGGGGTGAATTGGGTGGCGATCGCCGCTCCTACCGCACCCATTCGAGCAGAAGTGCAAATCCGCTATCGTGCTGCTGCTGTACCTGCCACGATCATTCCTCTGGCAGAGACCCGAGTCCGAATCGTATTCGACACCCCGCAATCCAGCATTACTCCCGGACAGGCCGCCGTCTGGTATGAAGGCGAAATGCTGTTCGGTGGTGGGGTAATTGAGCCATGA
- a CDS encoding response regulator yields the protein MKAQPSNKPKILVVDDEPDNLDLLYRTFHREFKVLKAENGPTALDILAHEGDIAVIISDQRMPFMSGTEFLSLTATQYPDIIRIILTGYTDVEDLVEAINSGKVFKYVTKPWNDNELKTVVRQAVDTHNVLKARTRELRRSLRQESLLNAVTSTIRSALSYRQILQTIGQTVGQIFEASYCLVGSIQEGEIDRDCFVYSKGQPVQEDSLLQTVWPTQDILVIEDVESYDRFPESSANTSFHQSAYEKLNIRSSLIVPLCYQQEAIAILALHQCEQHRSWQDDEVQLLAMVADQAALALSKARAYEQLQALAKREALINTITAAIRSSLDPQDIFAAITQQLGQALHADGCALSLWTEEDEFVQCVGLHDETEGDSVLAELTEFHPHSGKGNSHAPVISEFPNRPLPKSRVPIANNPVLQQLMLTKQPVVLNDLDLYPDMHSVEEAFRNPTRALLVVPLLCDGKIIGSISLRQNHRSRHWLTSDIELAQAVAAQAAIAVQQAHLYQKTRQQAEQLLELDRQKTQFFQNISHEFRTPLTLTIGPLEGAVAKQQGLSYEQSVIALRNSRRLLRLVNQLLDLQRLDAGRMQPNFRPCDLVEFVSQTVEAFRPYCDRKGIHLITRLEPCPSVYLDLEKFDKVLYNLLSNAMKFTAAGGSITVNVQPAGDHCLLQVVDTGIGIRPDQIPHLFERFRQAEGSANRSYEGSGLGLALVKELVDLHSGQISVDSTYGEGSTFTVWIQTGVAHLPPQQVIDVQAELQTSRAVIELSDVEADLAIPTSLSPERSQPVEDFSLSMTGKEPRILIVDDNPDVRTYVSSILGEKGYQIYTARNGAEGFTAAQTYRPHLIVSDLMMPQVSGLDMIRMIREAEDLKGIPIILLTAKVDEDTRIEGAERGADAYLSKPFNDRELLAEVRNLLALKETEQRVAELNTYLTESVLKRFLPPSLVGRAAKGELMLDLRPEPRMVTVLFSDIVGFTQLSNTLRSRRVAELLNEYLAEMTRVIFDNGGTIDKFMGDAILALYGAPEELTPNEQVRRAIASARQMRRSLELLNHRWQEQGIEKVQFRCGIHQGTAVVGMFGSSERSDYTAIGPSVNIASRIQEVADPGSILVSAAVADYLEEDEIIKFSPLKLKGVDETVLTFAVKPEPEMD from the coding sequence ATGAAAGCCCAACCGAGTAACAAACCCAAAATTCTGGTCGTAGATGACGAGCCAGACAATTTGGATTTGCTATACCGGACATTTCACCGGGAGTTCAAAGTACTCAAGGCTGAAAATGGCCCAACGGCTCTGGACATCCTGGCTCATGAAGGTGATATTGCCGTGATCATTTCAGATCAGCGGATGCCCTTCATGAGTGGAACTGAATTTTTGAGCTTGACGGCCACTCAATATCCTGACATTATCCGCATTATTTTGACGGGCTACACCGATGTCGAGGACTTGGTGGAGGCCATTAACTCTGGGAAGGTGTTCAAATATGTCACCAAACCCTGGAATGACAATGAGTTAAAAACGGTCGTGCGGCAGGCGGTAGACACTCATAATGTGCTGAAAGCCAGAACGCGGGAATTGCGGCGATCGCTGCGGCAGGAGTCCCTGCTTAACGCTGTCACCAGTACCATTCGTAGTGCCCTTAGCTACCGACAAATTTTGCAAACCATTGGGCAAACCGTGGGACAGATCTTTGAAGCCAGTTACTGTCTCGTGGGTTCCATTCAGGAGGGCGAAATTGATCGAGACTGTTTTGTTTACAGCAAAGGGCAGCCAGTTCAAGAGGACAGCCTGCTCCAAACTGTTTGGCCAACTCAAGACATTCTGGTTATTGAAGATGTAGAAAGTTACGATCGCTTTCCAGAAAGTTCAGCCAACACGTCATTTCACCAGTCAGCCTATGAGAAGTTAAATATTCGTTCCAGCTTGATTGTGCCGCTCTGTTATCAGCAGGAGGCGATCGCAATTCTTGCCCTGCATCAATGTGAGCAGCATCGAAGCTGGCAGGATGATGAGGTGCAACTGCTGGCCATGGTGGCGGATCAAGCGGCTTTAGCTCTCTCTAAAGCCAGGGCTTATGAACAGTTGCAAGCCCTGGCCAAGCGGGAAGCCCTGATTAATACCATTACGGCGGCGATCCGTTCCAGCCTTGATCCCCAGGATATATTCGCAGCTATTACTCAACAATTGGGGCAGGCACTGCACGCAGATGGTTGTGCCTTATCCCTGTGGACGGAAGAGGACGAATTTGTTCAGTGTGTTGGTCTTCATGATGAAACAGAGGGCGACTCTGTGCTGGCTGAACTCACTGAATTCCATCCTCATTCAGGGAAGGGAAATAGTCACGCTCCGGTGATATCAGAATTTCCGAATCGACCCCTGCCTAAATCCAGGGTGCCGATCGCGAACAATCCAGTTTTGCAGCAACTGATGCTGACCAAGCAGCCTGTGGTGCTGAATGATCTGGATCTTTATCCAGATATGCACAGTGTAGAGGAGGCATTTCGCAATCCCACTCGTGCTCTGCTGGTGGTGCCACTGCTCTGTGACGGCAAGATTATTGGCAGCATCTCTTTGCGGCAGAATCATCGATCGCGGCACTGGCTCACATCTGATATTGAGCTGGCGCAGGCTGTCGCGGCACAGGCGGCGATTGCTGTACAGCAGGCTCACCTGTACCAGAAAACCCGGCAGCAAGCTGAACAACTGCTGGAACTGGATCGCCAAAAGACCCAATTTTTCCAAAATATTTCCCACGAATTTAGAACTCCGCTGACCTTAACTATTGGCCCTCTGGAAGGGGCTGTGGCGAAACAACAGGGATTATCCTACGAACAATCTGTGATTGCCCTACGTAACTCTCGCCGCTTATTACGTCTGGTGAACCAGTTACTGGATCTGCAGCGCCTGGATGCCGGACGGATGCAGCCTAACTTCCGCCCCTGCGATCTGGTCGAGTTTGTTAGCCAAACGGTGGAAGCTTTCCGGCCCTATTGCGATCGTAAAGGGATTCATTTAATCACCCGCCTGGAACCCTGCCCATCTGTCTACCTGGATCTCGAAAAGTTCGACAAAGTTCTGTACAACTTGCTGTCGAATGCAATGAAATTCACAGCGGCAGGTGGCAGCATTACTGTCAATGTCCAGCCGGCTGGAGATCACTGTTTGTTGCAAGTAGTTGATACCGGCATTGGGATTCGCCCGGATCAGATTCCGCACCTGTTTGAACGCTTCCGACAGGCAGAAGGATCGGCCAATCGCAGCTATGAGGGCAGTGGCCTGGGGTTAGCGCTGGTGAAAGAGTTGGTGGATCTGCACAGTGGGCAAATTTCCGTGGATTCCACTTATGGAGAAGGCTCTACCTTTACCGTTTGGATTCAAACCGGAGTGGCTCATCTGCCTCCGCAACAAGTGATTGATGTGCAGGCAGAACTCCAAACCAGCCGAGCAGTGATTGAGCTATCGGATGTGGAAGCCGATCTGGCCATTCCTACATCCCTCAGTCCTGAGCGATCGCAGCCCGTTGAAGACTTTAGTTTATCTATGACGGGCAAAGAACCCCGGATTTTGATTGTGGATGACAATCCAGATGTCCGGACTTATGTGTCTAGCATTCTGGGTGAAAAGGGGTATCAGATCTACACAGCTCGCAATGGAGCCGAAGGGTTTACGGCTGCCCAGACCTATCGCCCCCACCTGATTGTGAGTGATTTGATGATGCCTCAAGTATCAGGGCTGGATATGATCCGAATGATTCGGGAAGCCGAGGATTTGAAGGGAATTCCGATTATTCTGCTGACTGCCAAAGTCGATGAGGATACCCGGATTGAGGGGGCAGAGCGGGGAGCCGATGCCTATCTCTCTAAGCCCTTTAACGATCGCGAGCTATTGGCTGAAGTCCGCAACCTGTTGGCTCTCAAGGAAACAGAGCAGCGCGTAGCCGAACTGAATACTTATCTGACCGAATCGGTACTCAAGCGATTTTTGCCTCCTTCTCTGGTTGGGCGGGCCGCCAAGGGCGAGTTAATGCTGGACTTGCGGCCCGAACCCCGGATGGTAACGGTGTTATTCAGTGACATTGTGGGATTCACTCAGCTTTCCAATACCTTGCGCTCGCGGCGGGTGGCGGAGTTGCTGAATGAATACCTGGCAGAAATGACCCGCGTGATTTTTGACAACGGTGGCACGATCGATAAATTCATGGGAGATGCGATTCTGGCGCTGTACGGTGCCCCTGAAGAACTGACTCCCAATGAACAGGTGCGCCGTGCCATTGCCTCGGCTCGCCAGATGCGCCGATCGCTGGAGCTATTAAATCATCGCTGGCAGGAACAGGGAATTGAAAAGGTGCAGTTCCGCTGTGGGATCCATCAGGGGACGGCTGTGGTGGGGATGTTTGGTTCCTCCGAGCGATCGGACTATACCGCGATCGGTCCCAGCGTGAATATCGCCTCTCGCATCCAGGAGGTGGCAGACCCTGGTAGCATTCTGGTGTCGGCTGCCGTCGCCGATTACCTGGAAGAAGATGAAATCATCAAATTCAGCCCTCTGAAGTTAAAAGGCGTGGATGAAACGGTGTTGACTTTTGCTGTGAAGCCAGAGCCGGAAATGGACTAA
- the nrdR gene encoding transcriptional regulator NrdR, which produces MRCPFCQHSDNRVLESRSAEAGQSVRRRRECLKCGRRFTTYERIEFVPIAVIKRDGNRESFDRYKLLRGVTRACEKTGISTTQLENLVDEIESELQQRLVREVPSSEIGEMVLQNLQGLSEVAYIRFASVYRKFQGIRDFVDTLNDLQNHATASPASNNTETGDRSPNHPGEPGSHSYHAVSATGQS; this is translated from the coding sequence ATGCGATGCCCTTTCTGCCAGCACAGTGACAACCGAGTTCTCGAATCGCGCTCAGCAGAGGCGGGGCAAAGTGTGAGGCGCAGGCGGGAATGCCTGAAATGTGGTCGCCGCTTTACGACTTACGAACGCATTGAATTTGTTCCCATCGCAGTAATTAAACGAGATGGCAACCGCGAATCCTTCGATCGCTACAAATTACTCAGAGGAGTAACCCGCGCCTGCGAAAAGACAGGCATCTCTACCACTCAACTGGAGAATTTGGTGGATGAGATTGAATCCGAACTACAACAACGTCTAGTACGGGAAGTCCCCAGCAGTGAAATCGGGGAAATGGTGCTACAGAACCTGCAGGGCTTAAGCGAGGTTGCTTACATCCGATTTGCATCGGTATACAGAAAATTTCAAGGAATTCGCGACTTCGTTGATACCTTAAACGATCTGCAGAATCACGCGACTGCAAGCCCTGCTTCTAATAATACGGAAACTGGCGATCGATCCCCTAACCATCCAGGAGAACCAGGCAGCCACTCTTATCACGCCGTTTCTGCCACGGGACAAAGCTAA
- a CDS encoding 30S ribosomal protein S1 — protein MVNQDTTLDIGFTYEEFAARLDKYDYHFSPGDVVAGTVFSLEPRGALIDIGAKTAAYIPIQEMSINRIDAPEEVLQADETREFFILADENEDGQLTLSIRRIEYMRAWERVRQLQAEDATVRSVVFATNRGGALVRIEGLRGFIPGSHISTRKPKEELVGEELPLKFLEVDEERNRLVLSHRRALVERKMNRLEVGEVVIGTVRGIKPYGAFIDIGGVSGLLHISEISHDHIDTPHSVFNVNDELKVMIIDLDAERGRISLSTKQLEPEPGDMVKNPQLVYEKAEEMAARYREQMMAKQQDPNGSAPEPALAVEEIEDLPSATEDEE, from the coding sequence ATGGTCAATCAGGACACAACATTAGATATTGGCTTTACTTACGAAGAATTTGCTGCCCGACTTGATAAATACGACTATCACTTCAGTCCCGGTGATGTGGTAGCCGGAACAGTGTTTAGTCTAGAGCCAAGAGGTGCTCTGATTGACATTGGCGCGAAAACTGCAGCTTACATTCCCATTCAGGAAATGTCGATTAACCGCATTGATGCCCCTGAAGAGGTACTGCAAGCTGATGAAACCCGCGAGTTCTTTATCCTGGCAGACGAAAATGAAGATGGTCAGTTGACCCTCTCCATTCGCCGCATTGAATATATGCGGGCCTGGGAACGGGTGCGGCAACTGCAAGCGGAGGATGCTACCGTTCGTTCCGTTGTGTTTGCCACCAATCGGGGTGGTGCACTGGTACGCATTGAAGGCTTGCGCGGCTTTATTCCTGGATCTCACATCAGTACTCGCAAGCCCAAGGAAGAATTAGTGGGAGAAGAACTGCCCCTCAAGTTTCTGGAAGTTGACGAGGAACGCAATCGTCTGGTGCTCAGCCATCGTCGGGCACTGGTGGAACGCAAGATGAATCGTCTGGAAGTGGGCGAAGTCGTCATTGGTACGGTCAGAGGCATCAAGCCCTATGGTGCATTCATTGATATTGGCGGTGTAAGCGGTCTGCTGCACATTTCTGAAATCTCCCACGATCACATTGACACGCCTCATAGTGTGTTTAATGTGAATGATGAACTGAAAGTCATGATTATTGACCTGGATGCAGAACGGGGGCGGATTTCCCTATCTACCAAGCAGCTAGAACCCGAACCGGGCGATATGGTGAAGAATCCTCAGTTGGTTTACGAGAAGGCTGAGGAAATGGCTGCTCGGTATCGGGAGCAGATGATGGCGAAACAGCAAGATCCAAACGGTTCTGCGCCAGAACCTGCCCTTGCTGTTGAGGAGATTGAGGATTTACCATCTGCCACTGAAGACGAAGAATAA